A window from Pseudonocardia cypriaca encodes these proteins:
- a CDS encoding excinuclease ABC subunit UvrA, producing the protein MDAIRVVGARENNLRDVTVEIPKGRLTVVTGVSGSGKSSLVFDTIAAESRRQLGEMLPAFARNRLTHQSQPDVDGLENLSAAVVVDQRRIGGNARSTVGTATDIAPLLRLLYSRVATPHVGYSPAFSFNDPSGMCPRCEGLGYVADIDLERLVDRDRSLDDGAIRMSAYQPGTYRWKRYVHSGLFDRAKPLREYRPDEWDLLLHAEEMTPPNPDREFPRTGTYLGVVPRFRRDYLAGGHSKVPQRVREEVERLVTRRPCPECDGARLNAAARAATIDGHTITDCSRLELGDLAAFLRTIEHPVAAPIVRAVVHRLDALVDVGLGYLSLDRETPTLSGGEAQRITLVRQLGSSLTDLTYILDEPSAGLHPHDVDRLIGLLRRLRDKGNTVLVVEHDRDVIAAADHVVEMGPGAGPAGGRVLYAGDVAGLLRSDTATGRALRSGPVPDRPPRRPTGELRITGASLHNLRGVDVSVPRGVLTAVSGVAGSGKSTLVTEVLPRAHPEVVVVDQSPPRGSRRSNPASYLGVLDLLRAAFAAANDVPAALFSPNSAGACPSCRGRGVIETDLAFLDPVTTVCEACGGSRFSDEALSHRLDGRTIAEVLALTVDEARAVLPAGRSALYRAADVGLGYLTLGQPLTTLSGGERQRLKLAAEPRVEGGVVVLDEPTAGLHPSDVAQLLQVLHGLVERGATVVVVEHDLDVIAQADHVIELGPGAGRDGGRVVFTGTPEELAAERGSITGRHLRRRLASEGQESHVPEPGGQQRGFPEPAGDGQGPTATSAPWCRGESASSTRATARSA; encoded by the coding sequence ATGGATGCCATACGCGTGGTTGGAGCACGGGAGAACAACCTGCGCGACGTCACCGTCGAGATCCCGAAGGGACGGCTCACGGTCGTCACGGGTGTGTCCGGGTCGGGGAAGTCGTCGCTCGTGTTCGACACGATCGCCGCCGAGTCGCGGCGCCAGCTCGGGGAGATGCTGCCGGCGTTCGCGCGCAACCGGCTCACCCACCAGAGCCAGCCGGACGTCGACGGGTTGGAGAACCTGTCGGCCGCCGTCGTGGTCGACCAGCGCCGCATCGGGGGGAACGCGCGCTCGACGGTCGGCACCGCCACCGACATCGCCCCGCTGCTGCGGCTGCTGTACTCGCGCGTCGCGACGCCGCACGTCGGCTACTCGCCGGCCTTCTCGTTCAACGACCCGAGCGGGATGTGCCCGCGTTGCGAGGGGCTGGGATACGTGGCCGACATCGACCTCGAGCGCCTGGTCGACCGGGACCGCTCGCTCGACGACGGCGCCATCCGCATGTCCGCCTACCAGCCCGGCACCTACCGCTGGAAGAGGTACGTGCACTCCGGGCTCTTCGACCGCGCGAAGCCGCTGCGGGAGTACCGCCCCGACGAGTGGGACCTGCTGTTGCACGCCGAGGAGATGACCCCGCCGAACCCGGACCGCGAGTTCCCGCGCACCGGCACTTACCTGGGCGTCGTCCCGCGGTTCCGGCGCGACTACCTCGCGGGCGGGCACTCGAAGGTGCCGCAGCGGGTGCGCGAGGAGGTCGAGCGGCTGGTCACACGCCGCCCGTGCCCGGAGTGCGACGGCGCTCGGCTGAACGCCGCCGCCCGCGCCGCCACGATCGACGGCCACACCATCACCGACTGCTCCCGGCTCGAGCTCGGCGACCTCGCCGCGTTCCTGCGCACGATCGAGCACCCGGTGGCCGCGCCGATCGTGCGGGCCGTCGTGCACCGGCTCGACGCGCTCGTCGACGTCGGGCTCGGCTACCTCAGCCTCGACCGCGAGACGCCGACGCTCTCCGGTGGCGAGGCGCAGCGCATCACGCTGGTCCGCCAGCTCGGCAGCAGCCTCACCGACCTCACCTACATCCTCGACGAGCCGAGCGCCGGCCTGCACCCGCACGACGTGGACCGGCTGATCGGGCTGCTGCGGCGCCTGCGGGACAAGGGCAACACCGTGCTCGTGGTGGAGCACGACCGGGACGTCATCGCCGCTGCCGACCACGTGGTCGAGATGGGCCCCGGAGCCGGCCCGGCGGGCGGGCGGGTCCTGTACGCGGGCGACGTGGCCGGGCTGCTGCGGTCGGACACCGCCACGGGGCGCGCGCTTCGGAGCGGGCCGGTGCCGGACCGCCCGCCCCGCCGCCCGACCGGGGAGCTGCGGATCACGGGCGCGTCGCTGCACAACCTGCGTGGCGTGGACGTGTCGGTGCCGCGCGGGGTGCTCACCGCGGTGAGCGGCGTCGCGGGATCGGGCAAGAGCACGCTGGTCACCGAGGTGCTGCCGCGCGCGCACCCGGAGGTGGTGGTCGTCGACCAGTCGCCGCCGCGCGGCTCCCGCCGCTCCAACCCCGCTTCCTACCTGGGTGTCCTCGATCTGCTGCGGGCGGCGTTCGCGGCGGCGAACGACGTGCCGGCGGCCCTGTTCAGCCCCAACTCCGCCGGGGCCTGCCCGTCCTGCCGCGGTCGCGGCGTGATCGAGACCGACCTGGCGTTCCTCGACCCCGTGACCACGGTGTGCGAGGCGTGCGGCGGCTCCCGCTTCTCCGACGAGGCCCTGAGCCACCGGCTGGACGGCCGGACGATCGCCGAGGTGCTCGCGCTCACCGTCGACGAGGCGCGCGCGGTACTGCCCGCCGGACGATCGGCCCTCTACCGCGCGGCGGACGTCGGGCTGGGCTACCTGACCCTCGGCCAGCCGCTCACCACCCTCTCCGGCGGCGAGCGGCAGCGGCTGAAGCTCGCCGCCGAGCCCCGCGTGGAGGGCGGCGTCGTGGTGCTCGACGAGCCGACAGCGGGGCTGCACCCGAGCGACGTCGCGCAGCTGCTCCAGGTCCTGCACGGACTGGTCGAGCGCGGCGCCACGGTCGTCGTGGTGGAGCACGACCTCGACGTGATCGCCCAGGCCGACCACGTGATCGAGCTCGGGCCAGGCGCGGGGCGCGACGGCGGGCGGGTCGTGTTCACCGGTACCCCGGAGGAGCTCGCCGCCGAGCGCGGCTCGATCACGGGGCGGCACCTGCGTCGCCGGCTCGCCTCGGAAGGTCAGGAAAGCCACGTTCCTGAACCTGGAGGACAGCAACGTGGCTTTCCTGAACCTGCAGGGGACGGTCAGGGACCGACCGCGACCAGTGCCCCGTGGTGTCGGGGTGAGTCCGCCTCGTCGACGAGGGCCACCGCGAGGTCGGCGTAG
- a CDS encoding winged helix-turn-helix transcriptional regulator, whose amino-acid sequence MPEPLDPDMFAGCADHTPLPVRVGDKWTAKILVCLRDGPRRFSELQVPLAPVTPKVLTESLRAMERDGLVTRTAYPGIPQRVEYSLTDLGHSLFAPLAASCAWNAAHGAELRKARDAYAER is encoded by the coding sequence GTGCCCGAACCGCTCGACCCCGACATGTTCGCCGGCTGCGCCGACCACACCCCGCTCCCGGTCCGCGTGGGGGACAAGTGGACGGCGAAGATCCTCGTCTGCCTGCGCGACGGTCCGCGCCGGTTCTCCGAGCTGCAGGTCCCGCTCGCGCCGGTCACGCCGAAGGTCCTCACCGAGTCGCTGCGCGCCATGGAGCGCGACGGGCTCGTCACGCGCACCGCCTATCCGGGCATTCCGCAGCGGGTCGAGTACTCCCTGACCGACCTCGGCCACTCCCTGTTCGCGCCGTTGGCCGCGTCCTGCGCCTGGAACGCTGCGCACGGGGCGGAGCTGCGCAAGGCCCGGGACGCCTACGCGGAGCGCTGA
- a CDS encoding aminoglycoside phosphotransferase family protein gives MEPAGRRVRAIVVHGGSLLGALPAFDVGSPWWADVEPVAAELDRCLGARTAVLRMVATTGRSPRGGEVTYLAEALTPPTTNPGWDGSPDPGVLAPHGRRMRWAEPGGPARVLDWAAGELHALGRPPTGPPVQVKSWNLSCLYRLPTAAGPAWIKCTPPFLAPEALAIGRVAAYDPGLVPEVLATTADGGCTLLADVPGTDCWQPDPATVREVLRRYVAVQVALAGRELPGLPDHRVTTLASRVDRLLAPDVAAVLGAEERHALDRLVDDLPRRAAAIAATGLPETLVHGDFHPGNWRSDGHTRVVVDWCETSYCHPARNLLRLAEWLPAPLAASATESWVAEWRAGVPGSDPARAVELVRPVQHLEAALVYQGFLDGIEPDERPYHDSDPVDEIRLALAQRSA, from the coding sequence GTGGAACCAGCCGGCCGACGGGTGCGCGCGATCGTGGTGCACGGCGGATCGCTCCTCGGCGCGCTGCCCGCGTTCGACGTCGGTAGTCCCTGGTGGGCGGACGTCGAGCCGGTCGCGGCGGAGCTCGACCGGTGCCTCGGCGCTCGCACCGCCGTGCTGCGGATGGTGGCGACGACCGGCCGGTCGCCCCGGGGCGGCGAGGTCACCTACCTGGCGGAAGCGCTGACCCCGCCGACGACGAACCCGGGATGGGACGGATCGCCTGATCCCGGTGTCCTCGCGCCGCACGGGCGGCGGATGCGCTGGGCCGAGCCCGGCGGGCCGGCTCGGGTGCTGGACTGGGCGGCGGGCGAGCTGCATGCGCTGGGTCGCCCACCAACCGGACCACCGGTGCAGGTGAAGTCCTGGAACCTCTCCTGCCTCTACCGGCTGCCCACCGCCGCCGGACCGGCCTGGATCAAGTGCACCCCGCCGTTCCTCGCGCCGGAGGCGCTGGCGATCGGCCGGGTGGCCGCGTACGACCCCGGGCTCGTCCCCGAGGTGCTCGCCACCACCGCCGACGGCGGGTGCACGCTGCTGGCCGACGTTCCCGGTACCGACTGCTGGCAGCCCGACCCGGCCACGGTCCGCGAGGTGCTGCGGCGGTACGTCGCCGTGCAGGTCGCGCTCGCGGGGCGCGAGCTGCCCGGGTTGCCCGACCACCGCGTGACCACGCTGGCGAGCCGGGTCGACCGGCTGCTCGCTCCGGACGTGGCCGCCGTGCTCGGTGCGGAGGAGCGGCACGCGCTCGACCGCCTCGTCGACGACCTCCCCCGCCGCGCCGCGGCGATCGCGGCCACGGGCCTGCCCGAGACCCTCGTGCACGGCGACTTCCACCCGGGCAACTGGCGATCCGACGGGCACACCCGAGTCGTCGTCGACTGGTGCGAGACGAGCTACTGCCATCCCGCACGCAACCTGCTGCGACTCGCCGAGTGGCTACCGGCTCCGCTCGCCGCGTCGGCGACGGAGAGCTGGGTGGCCGAGTGGCGGGCAGGCGTGCCCGGTTCCGACCCGGCGCGGGCCGTGGAGCTGGTGCGGCCCGTCCAGCACCTCGAGGCCGCGCTGGTCTACCAGGGCTTCCTCGACGGCATCGAGCCCGACGAGCGGCCCTATCACGACAGCGACCCGGTGGACGAGATCCGGCTGGCGCTGGCTCAGCGCTCCGCGTAG
- a CDS encoding helix-turn-helix transcriptional regulator, giving the protein MADPSRRMLALLSTLQDGRSWSGADLASRLGTSPRTLRRDVDRLRELGYPVQARPGPGGHYQLVAGTAMPPLLLDDDEAVAIAVGLRLAAGSRAQIDDEAGAASRALRKLEQVLPARLRRKVTALHRATETAPAAGVAVSTRLLSLVGTAAEQHERLVFDYRSRDGEQTGRRVEPYRQVLAGRRWYLLGWDLDRGDWRTFRLDRVTGARTTGERFAPRELPAESAAAYLDAALTAPRHRAVLTFLAPYQLVLDRLGHQDGTLEPIDDGRCRYTTWVDSFEWLAVTTAILGVEFRVEEPAGFAEYCTQLRDRLARAVP; this is encoded by the coding sequence GTGGCCGATCCGAGCAGGCGGATGCTGGCGCTGCTGTCCACGCTGCAGGACGGCCGCAGCTGGAGCGGGGCGGATCTCGCGTCCCGGCTCGGCACCAGCCCGCGCACGTTGCGCCGCGACGTCGACCGGCTGCGCGAGCTGGGCTACCCCGTGCAGGCCCGCCCCGGCCCGGGCGGTCACTACCAGCTGGTGGCCGGCACGGCGATGCCGCCGCTCCTGCTCGACGACGACGAAGCCGTCGCGATCGCCGTCGGGCTGCGGCTCGCGGCGGGCAGCCGCGCCCAGATCGACGACGAGGCCGGCGCCGCTTCCCGCGCGTTGCGCAAGCTGGAACAGGTGCTCCCGGCCCGGCTGCGGCGCAAGGTCACGGCCCTGCACCGGGCCACCGAGACCGCTCCCGCCGCGGGCGTGGCCGTGAGCACGCGGTTGCTGAGCCTCGTCGGCACGGCTGCTGAGCAGCACGAACGGCTCGTGTTCGACTACCGGTCCCGGGACGGGGAGCAGACCGGACGGCGCGTGGAGCCCTACCGGCAGGTGCTGGCCGGGCGGCGCTGGTACCTGCTGGGCTGGGACCTCGACCGGGGTGACTGGCGGACGTTCCGCCTCGACCGCGTGACGGGCGCCCGCACGACCGGTGAGCGGTTCGCGCCGCGCGAGCTGCCGGCCGAGTCGGCCGCCGCCTACCTCGACGCGGCGCTGACGGCCCCGCGCCACCGTGCTGTGCTGACCTTCCTCGCCCCGTACCAGCTGGTGCTCGACCGGCTCGGGCACCAGGACGGCACCCTCGAGCCCATCGACGACGGCCGCTGCCGCTACACGACCTGGGTCGACTCGTTCGAGTGGCTGGCGGTGACCACCGCGATCCTCGGCGTCGAGTTCCGCGTGGAGGAACCCGCGGGGTTCGCAGAGTACTGCACGCAGCTACGGGACCGGCTGGCACGAGCCGTCCCGTAG
- the dinB gene encoding DNA polymerase IV → MFVPGEASILHADLDAFYASVEQRDDPRLRGRPVIVGGGVVLAASYEAKACGVATAMGGRQALALCPHAIVVPPRMSAYAAASKLVFEVFRQTTPLVEGLSIDEAFLDVGGLRRIAGPPVDIAARLRREVRERVGLPITVGVARTKFLAKVASGVAKPDGLLVVPPDGELAFLHPLAVERLWGVGRITAAKLREYGISSVGEVAALPESVLVSTLGRALGRHLHALAHNRDPRPVVVGRRRGSIGSQRAIGRGPHTAESIDAVVVGLVDRVTRRMRKAHRVGRTVMLRLRFADFSRISRSHTLARPTSGTEEVLVAVRALVARASPLIRERGCTLVGIAVGNLDDDATMQLELPFDEGDADALDTALDEVHRRFGSSAVTRAVLLGRDQGFAVPLLPD, encoded by the coding sequence ATGTTCGTGCCTGGCGAGGCCTCCATCCTCCACGCCGACCTCGACGCGTTCTACGCCTCCGTAGAGCAGCGCGACGACCCGCGGCTACGTGGGCGTCCGGTGATCGTCGGCGGGGGCGTGGTGCTCGCGGCGAGCTACGAGGCGAAGGCGTGCGGGGTGGCCACCGCGATGGGCGGCCGGCAGGCACTCGCCCTCTGCCCGCACGCGATCGTGGTGCCGCCGCGGATGTCGGCGTACGCGGCGGCCAGCAAGCTGGTGTTCGAGGTGTTCCGGCAGACCACGCCGCTGGTGGAAGGCCTCTCCATCGACGAGGCGTTCCTGGACGTCGGCGGCCTGCGCCGGATCGCAGGCCCGCCCGTCGACATCGCCGCGCGGCTGCGCAGGGAGGTGCGCGAGCGCGTCGGTCTGCCCATCACCGTTGGCGTCGCCCGCACGAAGTTCCTGGCCAAGGTCGCGAGCGGGGTGGCGAAGCCGGACGGGCTGCTGGTCGTCCCGCCCGACGGGGAGCTCGCCTTCCTCCACCCCCTCGCGGTGGAGCGGCTGTGGGGCGTCGGCCGGATCACCGCGGCGAAGCTGCGCGAGTACGGCATCTCGAGCGTGGGGGAGGTGGCGGCCCTCCCCGAGTCGGTGCTGGTGTCCACGCTCGGTCGCGCGCTGGGCCGCCACCTGCACGCGCTCGCCCACAACCGCGACCCCCGCCCGGTCGTGGTCGGCCGCAGGCGCGGGTCGATCGGCTCCCAACGGGCCATCGGGCGGGGACCGCACACGGCGGAGAGCATCGACGCGGTGGTCGTCGGGCTGGTCGACCGCGTCACCCGGCGCATGCGGAAGGCCCACCGGGTGGGCCGCACCGTGATGCTGCGGCTGCGCTTCGCCGACTTCTCCCGGATCTCCCGCTCCCACACGCTCGCCCGGCCGACGTCCGGCACCGAGGAGGTGCTCGTCGCCGTGCGCGCGCTCGTGGCCAGGGCGTCGCCGCTCATCCGGGAGCGCGGTTGCACCCTCGTCGGCATCGCCGTCGGCAACCTCGACGACGACGCCACGATGCAACTCGAGCTGCCCTTCGACGAAGGCGACGCCGACGCCCTCGACACGGCACTCGACGAGGTGCACCGCCGGTTCGGCAGCTCGGCCGTCACCCGGGCCGTGCTGCTGGGGCGCGACCAGGGCTTCGCGGTGCCGCTGCTGCCCGACTGA
- a CDS encoding NAD(P)-dependent oxidoreductase, giving the protein MGKIVVFGAGGRAGRKVVAEAAARGHTVTAVMRTPDTRLADRHVTVVAGDVTDAASVAAAATGHDAAITTAARLDVPAVDFYTAATRALVTGLTGAGVSRLVLAGIGPALEAAPGRRMLDDPAFPPDHRAFALGHVAQLDVLADAPLDWVVLAPPPVFLDEAAERTGRYRTGGTALLEPAPDSFSYADLAVALVDEADSPRHHGALVAVGP; this is encoded by the coding sequence ATGGGAAAGATCGTGGTCTTCGGAGCTGGTGGTCGGGCCGGGCGGAAGGTGGTCGCGGAAGCCGCGGCGCGCGGACACACCGTCACGGCCGTGATGCGCACGCCGGACACCCGGCTCGCGGACCGGCACGTGACGGTGGTCGCCGGGGACGTCACCGACGCGGCGAGCGTGGCCGCGGCGGCCACCGGGCACGACGCGGCGATCACCACCGCGGCCCGCCTCGACGTGCCGGCCGTCGACTTCTACACCGCCGCCACCCGGGCTCTCGTGACCGGGCTGACCGGTGCGGGCGTCTCGCGGCTCGTCCTCGCGGGGATCGGTCCGGCCCTCGAGGCCGCGCCGGGCCGGCGCATGCTCGACGACCCGGCCTTCCCTCCCGACCACCGCGCGTTCGCGCTCGGGCACGTCGCCCAGCTCGACGTGCTCGCGGACGCCCCGCTCGACTGGGTCGTGCTCGCCCCGCCGCCGGTGTTCCTGGACGAGGCCGCCGAGCGCACCGGGCGCTACCGGACGGGCGGCACGGCGCTGCTGGAGCCGGCGCCCGACTCGTTCTCCTACGCCGACCTCGCGGTGGCCCTCGTCGACGAGGCGGACTCACCCCGACACCACGGGGCACTGGTCGCGGTCGGTCCCTGA